In one Vigna radiata var. radiata cultivar VC1973A unplaced genomic scaffold, Vradiata_ver6 scaffold_111, whole genome shotgun sequence genomic region, the following are encoded:
- the LOC106754526 gene encoding uncharacterized protein LOC106754526, translating to MNVAYVSKVEPKKVKKALNDENWVIAIQEELNQYRRNNVWELTPRRPELQVIGTKWVFQNKMDDSGEIIKNKAKLVAKGYSQEEGIDYDETYAHVARLKEIRILLVIASTMKFKLY from the coding sequence ATGAATGTTGCGTATGTATCCAAAGTCGAGCCCAAGAAAGTTAAGAAAGCtttgaatgatgaaaattggGTGATAGCTATCCAAGAAGAGCTGAATCAGTACAGACGGAATAATGTATGGGAACTCACACCAAGAAGACCCGAGCTGCAAGTAATAGGCACAAAATGggtatttcaaaacaaaatggaTGATTCTGGTGAAATAATAAAGAACAAGGCAAAGCTAGTTGCAAAAGGCTACTCTCAGGAAGAGGGAAtcgactatgatgaaacatatgctcATGTAGCCAGATTGAAAGAAATTAGGATACTTCTTGTTATTGCATCTACTATGAAATTCAAATTGTATTag